A single genomic interval of Microcebus murinus isolate Inina chromosome 24, M.murinus_Inina_mat1.0, whole genome shotgun sequence harbors:
- the XPO7 gene encoding exportin-7 isoform X2, translating into MADHVQSLAQLENLCKQLYETTDTTTRLQAEKALVEFTNSPDCLSKCQLLLERGSSSYSQLLAATCLTKLVSRTNNPLPLEQRIDIRNYVLNYLATRPKLATFVTQALIQLYARITKLGWFDCQKDDYVFRNAITDVTRFLQDSVEYCIIGVTILSQLTNEINQVSATAFLIEADTTHPLTKHRKIASSFRDSSLFDIFTLSCNLLKQASGKNLNLNDESQHGLLMQLLKLTHNCLNFDFIGTSTDESSDDLCTVQIPTSWRSAFLDSSTLQLFFDLYHSIPPSFSPLVLSCLVQIASVRRSLFNNAERAKFLSHLVDGVKRILENPQSLSDPNNYHEFCRLLARLKSNYQLGELVKVENYPEVIRLIANFTVTSLQHWEFAPNSVHYLLSLWQRLAASVPYVKATEPHMLETYTPEVTKAYITSRLESVHIILRDGLEDPLEDTGLVQQQLDQLSTIGRCEYEKTCALLVQLFDQSAQSYQELLQSASASPMDIAVQEGRLTWLVYIIGAVIGGRVSFASTDEQDAMDGELVCRVLQLMNLTDSRLAQAGNEKLELAMLSFFEQFRKIYIGDQVQKSSKLYRRLSEVLGLNDETMVLSVFIGKIITNLKYWGRCEPITSKTLQLLNDLSIGYSSVRKLVKLSAVQFMLNNHTSEHFSFLGINNQSNLTDMRCRTTFYTALGRLLMVDLGEDEDQYEQFMLPLTAAFEAVAQMFSTNSFNEQEAKRTLVGLVRDLRGIAFAFNAKTSFMMLFEWIYPSYMPILQRAIELWYHDPACTTPVLKLMAELVHNRSQRLQFDVSSPNGILLFRETSKMITMYGNRILTLGEVPKDQVYALKLKGISICFSMLKAALSGSYVNFGVFRLYGDDALDNALQTFIKLLLSIPHSDLLDYPKLSQSYYSLLEVLTQDHMNFIASLEPHVIMYILSSISEGLTALDTMVCTGCCSCLDHIVTYLFKQLSRSTKKRATPLNQESDRFLHIMQQHPEMIQQMLSTVLNIIIFEDCRNQWSMSRPLLGLILLNEKYFSDLRNSIVNSQPPEKQQAMHLCFENLMEGIERNLLTKNRDRFTQNLSAFRREVNDSMKNSTYGVNSNDMMS; encoded by the exons AGCCTGGCCCAACTAGAAAATCTGTGCAAACAGCTGTATGAAACAACAGATACAACCACTCGACTCCAGGCAGAGAAAGCCTTGGTTGAATTTACCAACAGCCCTGATTGCCTGAGCAAGTGCCAGCTACTCCTCGAAAGAGGAAGT TCATCTTACTCCCAGTTACTGGCAGCTACATGCCTTACCAAGCTTGTATCACGCACAAACAATCCCCTACCATTGGAACAACGAATAGATATTC GGAACTATGTGCTTAACTACCTTGCCACTCGGCCAAAGCTGGCTACTTTCGTGACACAAGCACTTATTCAGTTATATGCCAGAATCACAAAACTGGGCTGGTTTGACTGTCAGAAGGATGACTATGTCTTCAGAAATGCAATCACAGATGTCACGAGGTTTTTACAG gatagTGTTGAATACTGCATCATTGGTGTCACAATTTTATCTCAGCTAACCAATGAAATTAATCAAGTAAGTGCTACAGCCTTCCTCATTGAA GCAGACACCACTCACCCTTTaaccaagcacagaaaaataGCCTCTTCTTTTCGAGATTCATCATTATTTGATATCTTCACACTTTCCTGCAATTTACTAAAACAG GCTTCAGGAAAGAATCTAAACTTGAATGATGAAAGTCAGCATGGCTTGCTCATGCAACTGCTCAAACTCACTCACAACTGCCTAAATTTTGATTTCATCGGCACTTCTACTGATGAGTCCTCAGATGACCTGTGTACAGTACAGATTCCCACCAGCTGGAGATCAG cattcTTAGATTCTTCAACTCTGCAGCTGTTTTTTGATCTGTATCATTCCATCCCTCCTTCATTTTCACCTTTG GTATTATCCTGCCTGGTGCAGATTGCCTCAGTCAGAAGGTCCCTGTTCAACAATGCAGAGAGGGCCAAGTTTCTCTCCCACCTTGTCGATGGTGTTAAACGAATACTGGAAAATCCACAG AGCTTATCAGACCCAAACAATTACCATGAGTTCTGCAGACTACTGGCCCGGTTAAAGAGTAACTATCAACTAGGAGAATTGGTAAAGGTGGAAAACTACCCTGAGGTCATCCGATTGATAGCTAACTTCACAGTGACCAGCCTACAG CACTGGGAATTTGCCCCAAATAGTGTGCACTATCTTCTGAGCCTATGGCAGCGGTTGGCAGCGTCTGTGCCATATGTCAAAGCCACAGAGCCCCACATGCTGGAAACTTACACTCCTGAGGTCACCAAAGCCTACATCACATCCCGGTTGGAATCTGTGCACATCATACTGAG AGATGGCCTGGAAGACCCGCTGGAGGATACAGGTCTGGTCCAGCAGCAGTTGGACCAGCTGTCTACCATTGGGCGTTGTGAGTACGAGAAGACGTGTGCGCTCCTTGTGCAGTTGTTTGACCAGTCAGCCCAGTCCTACCAGGAGCTGCTCCAGAGTGCCAGTGCAAGCCCGATGGACATTGCAGTGCAGGAGG GAAGGCTGACGTGGCTGGTTTACATTATCGGAGCAGTAATTGGTGGCAGAGTTTCTTTTGCAAGCACTGATGAGCAGGACGCTATGGATGGTGAGCTTGTCTGTCG GGTGCTCCAGCTAATGAACCTGACAGATTCTCGCTTGGCGCAGGCCGGTAACGAGAAGCTAGAATTGGCCATGCTGAGCTTTTTTGAGCAATTCCGTAAGATCTACATTGGGGACCAGGTGCAGAAGTCCTCTAAG CTGTACCGCCGACTCTCAGAAGTTCTGGGCTTGAATGATGAGACCATGGTCCTAAGCGTCTTCATAGGAAAAAT TATCACCAACTTGAAGTACTGGGGCCGTTGTGAACCAATCACCTCCAAGACACTACAGCTTCTCAATGATCTCTCCATTGG GTACAGTAGCGTAAGGAAGTTGGTGAAGCTTAGTGCGGTACAGTTCATGCTGAACAATCACACG aGCGAGCACTTTTCATTTTTGGGTATTAACAATCAGTCCAACTTGACAGACATGCGGTGTCGGACTACGTTCTACACAGCACTTGGGCGTCTCCTCATGGTGGATTTAG GAGAGGATGAAGATCAGTACGAGCAGTTCATGCTACCACTCACAGCAGCGTTTGAGGCTGTGGCCCAGATGTTTAGCACTAATAGTTTCAATGAGCAAGAGGCAAAG CGAACTCTAGTTGGCCTGGTGAGAGACCTGAGAGGGATAGCTTTCGCCTTCAATGCCAAGACCAGCTTCATGATGCTCTTTGAATGGAT ATATCCATCCTACATGCCAATTCTCCAACGGGCAATTGAGCTCTGGTACCACGATCCAGCCTGTACCACACCTGTGCTCAAGCTGATGGCTGAATTAGTTCACAACAG ATCCCAGCGACTCCAGTTTGATGTCTCTTCTCCCAATGGCATTTTACTTTTCCGAGAAACCAGCAAGATGATAACAATGTATG GCAATCGTATCCTGACACTAGGAGAGGTCCCAAAGGATCAGGTCTATGCCCTGAAGCTCAAGGGCATCTCTATCTGCTTCTCCATGCTGAAGGCTGCCCTCAGTGGGAGTTACGTCAATTTCGGAGTCTTCCGTCTCTATGGGGATGATGCCCTGGACAACGCCCTACAGACCTTCATCAAGCTGCTTCTCTCTATTCCCCACAGTGACCTCCTG GATTACCCCAAACTCAGCCAGTCTTATTATTCACTACTGGAAGTCCTGACCCAGGACCACATGAACTTTATTGCAAGCCTGGAACCTCATGTCATCATGTATattctctcttccatttctgaAGGACTTACTGCACTTG ACACCATGGTATGCACaggctgctgctcctgcctggaCCACATTGTGACATACCTCTTCAAGCAGCTATCTCGGAGCACCAAGAAGAGGGCGACACCCCTGAATCAGGAGAGTGACCGCTTTCTGCATATTATGCAGCAGCATCCAGAGATGATCCAGCAG ATGCTGTCCACGGTGCTGAACATCATCATCTTTGAAGACTGTAGGAACCAGTGGTCTATGTCCCGACCTCTACTTGGCTTGATACTACTTAATGAAAAG TATTTTTCTGACCTAAGGAATAGTATCGTGAACAGCCAGCCACCAGAGAAGCAGCAGGCTATGCACCTGTGTTTCGAAAACCTGATGGAAGGTATTGAACGAAATCTTCTTACGAAAAACAGAGACAG GTTCACCCAGAACCTGTCAGCATTCCGTCGAGAAGTCAACGACTCGATGAAGAATTCCACTTATGGCGTGAATAGCAATGACATGATGAGCTGA